In Oncorhynchus clarkii lewisi isolate Uvic-CL-2024 chromosome 16, UVic_Ocla_1.0, whole genome shotgun sequence, one genomic interval encodes:
- the LOC139368251 gene encoding nucleolar transcription factor 1-A-like: MDSTEEEEMETCDEEQAWGREDLITLLHGIKENIPKGDMSIYTKGERTLEWDKVAFGPYSPQMCHQKWKELSKKMRKVRSLAELVTEAEVAFENPFQGQNWKIHPDFPRRPTPSNSIFSKENFKKFKKQQPEMTPPELFKLMNEKYNELPEHKKAKYIAKFQKEKKMYEKRMRELRKENSGGKKVQRDSLKNIKGPLTPHGLWYRHERMEFLRANPGAKKDCIRQSIMQKMRWSKLPDEEKLKWINRSLEQQTQYEKEEMEEHPENNGSRKAKHTPLLRKSERLLKDLADGKPDKPPPKGYNLFCKEQKATILGEGFPNTQYLVICSQRWKKMTKSEKEAYQRRCDKLKKEYEVNMNQVLCTVTDKERILLENRKGIQTSTLAAQKGTKNKFQGEPKKPPGRGHAVFYSEKMAELRAKSSHLSFRTCMTMVSPLWKELAQKEKEHYQRIAQERAREYQVELRSWFNTLSTKEQAKYLDQNPNKLKILDNPEQRWMAKRGRTSDSEDDNIDTSSDEDDSDEEAEHMMEKENWSGCSSISSSSEEDSDTE, encoded by the exons ATGGACTCTACAGAGGAAGAAGAAATGGAGACATGTGATGAAGAACAAG CCTGGGGTAGGGAGGACCTGATAACGCTCCTGCATGGTATCAAAGAAAACATTCCCAAAGGTGATATGAGTATTTACACTAAAGGGGAGAGGACACTGGAGTGGGACAAGGTGGCTTTTGGTCCCTACTCTCCACAGATGTGTCATCAGAAGTGGAAGGAACTATCAAAAAAG ATGCGCAAGGTTCGTTCTCTAGCAGAGCTGGTCACTGAAGCTGAGGTTGCCTTTGAAAACCCTTTCCAGGGCCAGAACTGGAAG ATACACCCTGACTTTCCAAGGAGACCTACCCCGTCAAACAGCATCTTCTCCAAAGAGAACTTTAAAAAGTTTAAGAAGCAGCAGCCTGAAATGACACCACCTGAACTCTTTAAGTTAATGAATGAGAAGTATAATGAGCTCCCAGAGCACAAGaag GCAAAATATATTGCCAAGTTCCAGAAAGAGAAGAAAATGTATGAGAAACGCATGAGGGAGTTGAG GAAAGAGAACTCTGGGGGGAAGAAGGTACAGAGAGACTCTTTAAAGAACATAAAAGGGCCCCTCACACCCCACGGGCTCTGGTACCGCCACGAGAGGATGGAATTCCTTCGAGCCAACCCAGGT GCCAAAAAAGACTGTATCAGGCAGAGTATTATGCAGAAGATGCGCTGGTCCAAGCTACCTGACGAGGAGAAACTCAAGTGGATCAATCGCTCTCTGGAGCAGCAGACACAGTATGAGAAG gaggagatggaggagcacCCAGAGAATAACGGGAGTCGGAAGGCCAAGCATACGCCACTTCTACGCAAGAGTGAGAGACTGTTGAAGGACTTGGCAGACGGCAAACCTGACAAACCCCCACC GAAGGGTTACAACCTTTTCTGTAAGGAACAGAAAGCCACCATACTGGGAGAGGGATTCCCTAACACCCAGTATTTGGTGATTTGCTCCCAGCGCTGGAAAAAAATGAcaaagagtgaaaaggaagcctacCAGAGACGCTGTGACAAG TTAAAGAAAGAATACGAGGTCAACATGAACCAAGTTTTGTGT ACTGTGACAGATAAGGAGCGCATTCTATTGGAGAACAGAAAAGGCATACAGACCTCAACGTTGGCTGCACAAAAAGGGACGAAAAATAAGTTTCAAGGCGAGCCTAAGAAACCACCTGG GCGGGGTCACGCAGTATTTTACAGCGAGAAGATGGCAGAGCTGAGAGCCAAATCGAGCCACCTCAGCTTCAGGACGTGCATGACCATGGTCAGCCCACTGtggaaggagctggcccagaagGAAAAGGAGCACTACCAGAGAATAGCCCAGGAGAGGGCTAGGGAGTACCAAGTAGAGCTGCGCAGCTGGTTTAAT ACCTTGTCCACAAAGGAACAGGCAAAGTACTTGGATCAAAACCCAAAT AAATTGAAAATCCTCGACAACCCAGAGCAGAGATGGATGGCAAAGAGGGGCAGAACATCA GACTCGGAGGATGACAACATCGACACATCCAGTGATGAAGATGACTCTGATGAG GAAGCCGAACATATGATGGAAAAGGAGAATTGGTCAGGGTGCTCCAGTATTAGCTCCAGTTCTGAAGAGGACTCCGATACGGAATGA